The DNA region GCGCTCCCCAGCCGAGCAAATTGCCGCGGAGATCCTTCGCCACCACCAGCTTGTCTGAATGAGTCTCGCAGAAGTTCACGAACTCCGACCGGAGGGAAGTTCGATCAGCACGACCGGCATCATCCGCTCCGAAGGCACTCTCCTCCCAGGAAGCAAACCCCATCGCGCCGAGTGCCGAAGCATCCTGCGGATCTGCCGACACGATCAGGAAGTTTGGGGCATCACTCTTCGTCGAGATCGTCTATCTCGCCATCAAAGGGCAGCAGTTTCTTCTCGAGATGCACGCTCATAAACGGTTCATGTGCGGCCCGCCCGTCAGGCCGCAGCGCCAGAATGCGGTAACCCTGCCGCTCATAAAAACGAACTGCGCGCACGTTGTCAGCGGGGGTTTCGAGTTGCACTCGCTCGGCCCCCTCAAGCTCTAGCATCGATTCCATGCGTCTGAGCAGAAACGAGCCCAAGCCGTGTCCTTGCAATTCGGGCATGACAAAGAGGTACGGAATGTAGGCACGTCGGGTAGCGCGAGAACACCATCCCACTGCGATACCATCGACCTCTACTACAATGATGCGGGGCAGCGTCTCCGAAACGGCTTGAGTCAGACGGCGCTGCTCGGACTGCTTCAATCCGACCTGATCGGTCAGCAGCGGGAATATTCCACTTTCCCAAGCACGATATGCAATGTCGGACAGGCGGCGGGCATCAGCTTGTTCGGCCTTGCGAATGCGGATGCCTGCCATGGCTCCCTCCTATTGCGTGCGGCGCCGCGCCGCGATGATGCCCTTCTCGTAATTGATGTTCCAATCGATTAGGGTTCGCCACACAAGTTCGGCCTGATCTTCATCAAGATCAAGAGCCAAACTGCGATCGCGCACTTTTGCTATTACGGCCTCTATCCGGGCTAGGTCACGCGCTTCGTGCGGGTCTGTCTTGATCTGGGCCATGCGCGTGACGTAGCGGTGGCGCTCGGCGAACAGCCGCAGAAGTGCGTGGTCGATGCGGTCGATTTCGGCACGGACGTCGTCCTTGCTCTGACACTGTTCGGGAGCTTTGTGTTCAGTCACGGCAATCCTCGCTAACGGGCTGTTGCTGGTTTGCACCGCATCAGCGCCGATTTCAACCATGCTCCTGCCAGTATCTGGAGTTCAGCCAAGCCCACGCTTATTGATCATCAGATGTGTAGCTTGTCTGAGATTGCCTAAGCGCCCGTCCGCATCGCGACGGGCATGAATGAACCAGCCGGCCGTCGCGCGTGATGCCGACGGATGGCTCCGTTTGTTCGCGGGCCGCGTGCCCGCTGCCAAGGCATCTCACATCAATGGACATTTCCCGCAACGAACAGCGCGTGCTGCATGCACTCGCGCAAGGCGGTTGCATCGCTGTCATCAAGGATCAGCGTGGCAAGATCGTCGATCTTGAATTCTTCAACCGAGACGGCTGGCTGATGACCAGCTGCAAGCTCACCTTGTTCCGGAAGCTCAAAGCCAAGAAGGCAATCGCCTCTTCGGACGGTCGCCCCTACCGGATCACGCGTCGCGGGCTAGAGCTCGTTCGCAGTGAGCTCGACAATCGCTGAAAGCAACAGGGCCGGGCAAACTGCCCGGCCTTGACACTAGTGACGGGTCACGTCGCTTAAGGCCGCCGCAATGTGTTCCCACTCGGCCGAGACGCTTGCCGTCGCGCGCCGCTTGCCAGCGCGACGATACCAGTAATCGGCATTGCCCATGTCGGCCTCGATCCAGTGCATCAAGGCATGAACCCAGTCGAACGCCTGCACGCCTTCCATGGATTGCACGATGTTGTGCGCCTGCTCCCACTCGGGACCCACGCGCAGACCGCCCTTTTTGATCCACCAAAGCGCCTGGAGTGGCTTGCTCATGTCCTTGGGCGGCTCGGACCAATCGAGCGAGGTGAAGATGTCGACGGTCATCGGCGAAGTTCCTGTCGGCCCGGGCGTCGCCAGAGGCGGCGCTACAACCAGTTTCAATTTGTGCATGCCGCGCAGGTAGTGCGGAACGGCCACACGATCAAGTAGCGCATGCGCGCCCTACCACCAGCGCCTTGGTGCGAAGTCTCCGCCCGCGCTCTTTTCGATGACACGCGCCGCGGCGAATAGGGTCTCCTCGTCGAACGGCTTGCCGATCAGTTGCAGGCCTAGTGGCAGGCCTTTGCTGTCCTTGCCGGCCGGAACGGCGATACCGGGCAACCCCGCCATGTTCACCGTCACGGTGAAGATGTCATTGAGGTACATCTTAACCGGGTCATTCGCCATGTCTTCATCACCGATACCGAACGCGGCGGAGGGCGTTGCCGGCGTGAGGATGGCGTCCACGCCGCCGTTGAATACGTCCTCGAAGTCCCGCTTGATCAGCGTGCGGACTTTTTGAGCGCGCACATAGTAGGCGTCATAGTAACCGGCCGAGAGCACATAGGTCCCGATCATGATGCGGCGCTTCACTTCGCGCCCGAACCCGGCGGCGCGGGTCAGCTCGTACATGTCGGTGATGTCCTTGCCGCTAACGCGTAGGCCATATTTCACACCGTCATATCGAGCGAGATTGGACGAGGCTTCGGCAGGCGCTACGATGTAGTAGGCCGGCAGGGCGTATTTGGTGTGCGGCAAGGAGATATCCTGGACTGTCGCGCCCTCGGCCTTGAGCCATTCTAGGCCCTCCTGCCAAAGTTTCTCGATCTCCGCCGGCATGCCATCCATGCGGTATTCCCGCGGGACACCGATCGTCAGGCCCTTGACGCCCCGCTCGACCGCAGCGGCGAAGTCCGGTACCGGCATATCGACGCTGGTAGAATCCTTGGGGTCAAAACCCGACATGGAGGTCATCATCAGCGCCGCATCCTCGACAGAGCGCGCGATCGGCCCCGCCTGGTCAAGCGAGGAGGCAAAGGCGACCACACCCCAGCGCGAGCAGCGACCATAGGTGGGTTTGATCCCAACAGTACCAGTCAGAGCTGCCGGCTGCCGGATCGAGCCGCCTGTGTCCGTTGCCGTCGCACCCGCACACAGCCAGGCGGCAACGGCGGATGCCGAACCGCCCGAGGAACCACCCGGCACCAGATTGGCATTGCTACCGTCGGCCCGGAAGGGGTTGATCACCGGGCCGTAATAGCTCGTCTCGTTGGACGACCCCATGGCGAATTCATCCATGTTGAGCTTGCCCAACATGACGGCGCCATCGCGCCAGAGATTGCTCGTGACGGTAGACTCATATTCCGGCTTGAAACCGTTGAGGATGTGGCTGGCTGCCTGGGTATGCACACCCTTGGTGCCGAACAGATCCTTGATGCCGACCGGAATGCCTTCAAGAAGACCGGCTTCCCCCTTGCCGAGCTTTTCGTCGCTGGCCTTGGCCATCTCCGTAGCTTGGTCGGCAGTGACCGCCACATAGGCGTTGAGGGCCGGATTACCTGCTTCGATTGCCGTCAGATAGGCGCCAGTGAGCTCGGCAGCCGTGAAGTCCTTGGCGGCCAGTCCCTTGCGGGCTTCGGCGATGGTGAGTTTGGTTAGGTCGGTCAAATCAGTCACTTTCCTTGTGCGTTAGCGCCAGGATGCGAATAGGTTATGCGGGTTCAGCGGGGGCTTCGAGAGGCATCTCGAAGAAGGCCGACCACTCGCTGTCGGGGTAATCGAGGAAGGGGCCGCGCGGGCGAAATCCGCTGCGGGTGTAGAGCCGATGGGCCCCCGCAAAGCCGTCGCCGGTACCCGTTTCGAGCATCAACATCGCCATCCCCTTTTCGCGAGCCAGCGCGACGATTGAGGCAAGAAGAGCCGAGCCTACCCGCTGTCCTCTTACGTGTGGGTCGGTGAACATGCGCTTCACCTCCCCCAGGTCGGCTGAGTGTACCTTAAGCGCTCCAATGCCGACAGCAGCTCCAGCTTCATCCCGGGCGACGAACACCGTGGTGTCTTCGCCGGCCATCTGCTCCACCGTCATCTTGAACTGGAATTCAGGTGGCGAAAGCGGCAGGAGGTGCTCGTTCAATGCCGCCACGAGCCGGCGAACATCGTCCTGCAGCGGGGCTTCAATGGCAACAGAGATGGCCATCTACTCGACCACCTTGGGCACCATGAAGAAGTTGTCCTCACTCAGTGGGGCGTTGCTGACGATCTTGTCGGCATAGCTGCCATCGGAAATGACATCGTCACGACGACGGAGCGTCATCGGCATCACCGAGGTCATCGGCTCAACGCCCGACACATCAACCTCATCAAGCTGCTCGACGAAGCCGAGAATCGCATTCAGCTCTTCCTGGTAGCCGGCGACTTCGTCCTCCTCGATGCGAATACGGGCAAGGCGGCCGATACGCTTGACGGTGCTGGCGTCGACGGACATGAGGCTGAACTCCGGATAGGCGTCTTGTTTGCGGGCGTTATTAACAACCGCGACCGGCAAAAGACAATGGGAATGGCTATCCAGCTCAGACTTCTACCGCCATGCTCCGTTCCAGCGCCACCAAGCCAGTGCCATCGAGCCTCTCGCGCAGGACCGCAAAAGCTTGCTCAACAGCTTCATCATCCCCGGCCAGAGCGATCAACCGAGGTACCGCCCCCTCAAGCAGGCTCTTGCCGAGATGGATCAACTCCGAGTCGGTCCCAAAAAGCACGGCCACGGAGCCGCTCGCCCAACGCCCCAAACGACCAGGCGCCTCTTGCAACAAGAGCAAAGGCGCTTCATCCGCTGCATCGATCAAAACGGCCCCGCGACCACCGCCCCAAGCCTGAACCCCGGCGCCCTCCTCGCTGTCGATGAGCCGTTGAGCCGGCCGCCTTCGCCATGCTTCGAGGTTGACCTGCGCCAGGCTCTCGCCAAACCCGTCAATGATCTGATCCGCGCCTGAAACAAGTTCAGTAGCGTCGATATCAGCCATCGCTCGTGCATTCAGCACCACAATGGCACCACCGATATGGATGCGCAGGGTCGTCCCGCCGAACCAGGTAAGTTTCACGACACGTCCGTCAACTCGCCCTACGTTGGTGTTCCAACAAATAGCGGGTCGCCAATGCGATCGACGGAGGAATGGCCCTGTCCTTGCGGTAGTCGGCAACCACCCGCCTTGCTATTCCGAGTCGCGCAGCCATCCCGTCCAAACTCAGCCTCAGATCGTCCATCGCCTGCCGAAACTCGTCATTGCGCATTGTGACGGGAGCGAGCTCTTCGATCCAAACAGCAGAGAGTTCTTGCCCATCGGGCCACATCAGCGCGTCCCCACGCTCGCGAACCCTGAAAGAAGCAAACAGTTCCGGGTTGTCGCGTAAGGCGACGAAATGCCTGTGGCTCATGATCGCCGGGCGCAGATCGACTATCTCGACCTTTCCGCCTTCCCATTCGACAGAGACTTTCATCTCCCCAGCAAACCGGGCACTGCGAATACGCGGTAATGGCCCGCCGATTTCGACGAAGTCATCTTCTGGAGTTAGTTCGATTCCATTCATTCTCAAGAAGCTCCAGGTTCTGACGCGCCCAATTCAGGGCAGTCTGAAGGTCCTTCCTTCTCATGCGGCCGTTCAAAACACGCAGATCAGCAAGGCTGACGGACACCTCACCATCGGGGGCCGAGATATGGAATGCGGCGGCCGATGGTCATCCGCATAAATCCGGATATGCACTGCACCTAATTCCACTATGGTAGGCATCTTACCCCCTCGAATAGTGCGCCACACGCACTTTCTCAGATGCCGTCGCAGATTTTAATTAGTAGAACTACTTAGCCGCTAAACCGAGTGCTTAAGCGATCATACCAGGAGTCTTTTGCAACTAGGTTCACTGTATGTTCTGCATGCCTCAATGTCAAGGACCTGTATGTCGAACGATCTGAGCAATCCCCTCGAGGCCATCCCTGCCACCGGCAAGATACTGGGCCTAGATCTCGGTACGAAGACCATCGGGGTCGCGGTGTCAGATGCTATGCGCTACTCGGCGACGCCGCTCGAGACGATCAAGCGCACCAAGTTCACCCAGGACGCAGAACGCTTGGAACAACTGATCGCCTCGAATCACGTCGTTGCAATCATCCTGGGCCTGCCTCTCAACATGGATGGCTCCGAAGGGCCTCGAGTGCAGTCTACGCGGGCATTCGCGCGCAACCTTGCTCAGAGAGTAGCTCTGCCGATCGCCTTTTGGGATGAGCGCCTTTCCACCAGTGCCGTTACCCGGATGATGATCGAAGCTGACCTGCGCCGCGACCGGCGGGCCGAGGTCGTCGACAAGTTGGCGGCCAGCTACATTCTCCAGGGCGCTCTGGACCGGCTCCGGCGGGGATAATCGCTGGGCAGAGTTGAATTGCGCTCTCGCCTCCGCTAGACCGCAGCAAATCTCCAGAAGGATGTGGAGCTTATGGCTCAGGATAGCGCCGAACAGGCCGCTTCGTCCGCCGGTTCGTCCGGCGATTTCCCTCCTTTTCGGCAGCGTCACCTGCTTTCCATCGCCGACC from Devosia sp. RR2S18 includes:
- a CDS encoding GNAT family N-acetyltransferase; translated protein: MAGIRIRKAEQADARRLSDIAYRAWESGIFPLLTDQVGLKQSEQRRLTQAVSETLPRIIVVEVDGIAVGWCSRATRRAYIPYLFVMPELQGHGLGSFLLRRMESMLELEGAERVQLETPADNVRAVRFYERQGYRILALRPDGRAAHEPFMSVHLEKKLLPFDGEIDDLDEE
- a CDS encoding YjhX family toxin, with product MDISRNEQRVLHALAQGGCIAVIKDQRGKIVDLEFFNRDGWLMTSCKLTLFRKLKAKKAIASSDGRPYRITRRGLELVRSELDNR
- a CDS encoding DUF4160 domain-containing protein; the encoded protein is MSVSLADLRVLNGRMRRKDLQTALNWARQNLELLENEWNRTNSRR
- the gatA gene encoding Asp-tRNA(Asn)/Glu-tRNA(Gln) amidotransferase subunit GatA yields the protein MTDLTKLTIAEARKGLAAKDFTAAELTGAYLTAIEAGNPALNAYVAVTADQATEMAKASDEKLGKGEAGLLEGIPVGIKDLFGTKGVHTQAASHILNGFKPEYESTVTSNLWRDGAVMLGKLNMDEFAMGSSNETSYYGPVINPFRADGSNANLVPGGSSGGSASAVAAWLCAGATATDTGGSIRQPAALTGTVGIKPTYGRCSRWGVVAFASSLDQAGPIARSVEDAALMMTSMSGFDPKDSTSVDMPVPDFAAAVERGVKGLTIGVPREYRMDGMPAEIEKLWQEGLEWLKAEGATVQDISLPHTKYALPAYYIVAPAEASSNLARYDGVKYGLRVSGKDITDMYELTRAAGFGREVKRRIMIGTYVLSAGYYDAYYVRAQKVRTLIKRDFEDVFNGGVDAILTPATPSAAFGIGDEDMANDPVKMYLNDIFTVTVNMAGLPGIAVPAGKDSKGLPLGLQLIGKPFDEETLFAAARVIEKSAGGDFAPRRWW
- the gatC gene encoding Asp-tRNA(Asn)/Glu-tRNA(Gln) amidotransferase subunit GatC; this translates as MSVDASTVKRIGRLARIRIEEDEVAGYQEELNAILGFVEQLDEVDVSGVEPMTSVMPMTLRRRDDVISDGSYADKIVSNAPLSEDNFFMVPKVVE
- a CDS encoding GNAT family N-acetyltransferase, which produces MAISVAIEAPLQDDVRRLVAALNEHLLPLSPPEFQFKMTVEQMAGEDTTVFVARDEAGAAVGIGALKVHSADLGEVKRMFTDPHVRGQRVGSALLASIVALAREKGMAMLMLETGTGDGFAGAHRLYTRSGFRPRGPFLDYPDSEWSAFFEMPLEAPAEPA
- a CDS encoding chorismate mutase, which produces MTEHKAPEQCQSKDDVRAEIDRIDHALLRLFAERHRYVTRMAQIKTDPHEARDLARIEAVIAKVRDRSLALDLDEDQAELVWRTLIDWNINYEKGIIAARRRTQ
- the ruvX gene encoding Holliday junction resolvase RuvX yields the protein MSNDLSNPLEAIPATGKILGLDLGTKTIGVAVSDAMRYSATPLETIKRTKFTQDAERLEQLIASNHVVAIILGLPLNMDGSEGPRVQSTRAFARNLAQRVALPIAFWDERLSTSAVTRMMIEADLRRDRRAEVVDKLAASYILQGALDRLRRG
- a CDS encoding DUF2442 domain-containing protein encodes the protein MNGIELTPEDDFVEIGGPLPRIRSARFAGEMKVSVEWEGGKVEIVDLRPAIMSHRHFVALRDNPELFASFRVRERGDALMWPDGQELSAVWIEELAPVTMRNDEFRQAMDDLRLSLDGMAARLGIARRVVADYRKDRAIPPSIALATRYLLEHQRRAS